One Nostoc sp. UHCC 0302 DNA window includes the following coding sequences:
- a CDS encoding SDR family NAD(P)-dependent oxidoreductase produces MSTIALIVGAGGGLSASIARLFAKEGFTIALAARQIEKLTQLSSEIGAASFAADVSKPDEVKQLFIDVENKLGSPNVVVYNPSFRVRGPLVDLDPGEVAKTLDITAYGGFLVAQEATKRFLQLGGGAILFTGASASVKGYAQSAPFAMGKFALRGLAQSIARELAPKNIHVAHFVIDGAIRSATRQDPVDKPDSTLDPDAIAQTYLNILRQPRSAWTWEVELRPWVEHF; encoded by the coding sequence ATGTCAACAATAGCTTTGATAGTCGGAGCAGGTGGTGGGCTTAGTGCTTCTATAGCTCGCCTATTTGCAAAAGAGGGATTTACTATAGCCTTAGCTGCTCGTCAAATTGAGAAACTGACTCAGTTAAGCAGTGAAATAGGCGCAGCTAGTTTCGCTGCTGATGTCTCTAAACCAGATGAGGTAAAGCAGTTATTTATTGATGTTGAAAATAAATTAGGTTCTCCGAATGTTGTCGTTTACAATCCGAGTTTTCGAGTCCGAGGGCCACTTGTTGATTTAGACCCCGGCGAGGTGGCAAAAACTTTAGATATCACTGCCTATGGTGGCTTTCTCGTCGCTCAAGAAGCTACAAAACGCTTTTTACAGCTGGGGGGTGGCGCTATCTTGTTTACCGGAGCATCAGCCAGTGTCAAAGGGTATGCTCAATCTGCACCCTTTGCGATGGGTAAGTTTGCCTTGCGTGGTTTGGCTCAAAGTATTGCCAGAGAACTTGCACCAAAAAATATTCATGTGGCGCATTTTGTGATAGATGGAGCTATCCGTTCAGCAACTCGCCAAGACCCAGTAGATAAACCTGATAGCACCCTTGATCCAGATGCGATCGCGCAAACATATCTCAACATTTTACGTCAACCCCGCAGTGCCTGGACATGGGAAGTAGAACTACGTCCCTGGGTAGAGCATTTTTAA
- a CDS encoding MFS transporter, whose product MSFFPRRSLHYGWVVAGLTFLALLVAAGIRSAPGVFIVPLEQEFGWSRATISLAISINLVLYGLIGPFAATVMERIGIRRTMVFALAFIAIGVGLTTLMSAPWQLVLLWGVIVGSGSGVIALVLGAIVVNRWFFKQRGLVLGVLTASTATGQLVFLPMLASVTERFGWRTAALALTGVALLIIPAIALFMRDRPAEIGLRPFGDNSETVEVVLPKVNSIASTLNALWLGMRKRDFWLLLGSFFICGASTNGLIGTHLIPACIDHGIPEVRAAGLLAIMGIFDFVGTTVSGWLSDRWNNRYLLCWYYGLRGLSLIFLPFSFHLSFFGLSIFAVFYGLDWIATVPPTVRLVSNVFGKENVGVMFGWIVAGHQLGAATAAFGAGALRTWLGSYFQAFILSGILCLIAAVFVLQIGQNPGKENSQLAM is encoded by the coding sequence ATGTCCTTCTTCCCCCGTCGATCGCTTCATTATGGCTGGGTTGTCGCAGGTTTAACATTCCTAGCCTTGTTGGTTGCTGCCGGAATTCGTTCTGCTCCTGGAGTATTCATTGTGCCTCTCGAACAGGAGTTTGGTTGGAGTAGAGCCACAATATCCTTGGCAATCTCTATTAACTTGGTACTCTACGGACTGATTGGGCCTTTTGCTGCCACCGTCATGGAACGAATTGGTATTCGCCGAACGATGGTGTTCGCACTTGCATTTATCGCTATCGGTGTTGGCTTAACTACTTTAATGTCAGCGCCTTGGCAATTAGTCTTGCTTTGGGGCGTGATTGTCGGTAGCGGTAGCGGAGTTATCGCCTTGGTTTTGGGTGCAATTGTCGTCAATCGCTGGTTTTTTAAGCAGCGAGGACTGGTTCTTGGTGTCCTCACAGCCAGCACAGCTACTGGACAACTAGTGTTTCTGCCGATGTTGGCATCGGTAACTGAGCGGTTTGGATGGCGAACTGCTGCCCTTGCTCTGACTGGTGTAGCGCTGCTAATTATTCCGGCGATCGCCTTATTTATGCGCGATCGCCCTGCGGAAATTGGCTTGCGTCCCTTTGGCGACAACAGCGAAACAGTAGAGGTTGTACTACCCAAAGTCAATTCTATTGCCTCTACCCTGAATGCACTTTGGCTAGGAATGCGTAAGCGTGATTTCTGGCTGTTATTGGGTAGCTTTTTTATCTGCGGTGCTAGCACAAATGGACTGATTGGCACTCATTTAATTCCAGCTTGTATTGATCATGGCATTCCAGAAGTCAGGGCGGCTGGTCTTTTGGCAATCATGGGTATTTTTGATTTTGTGGGGACGACTGTTTCCGGCTGGTTATCTGACCGCTGGAACAATCGTTACTTACTTTGCTGGTATTACGGACTGCGGGGTTTATCATTGATTTTCTTACCCTTCAGTTTCCACCTCTCTTTCTTCGGACTTTCCATCTTTGCAGTCTTCTACGGTCTTGACTGGATTGCTACCGTACCGCCGACAGTGCGTCTTGTATCTAACGTGTTTGGTAAAGAGAATGTCGGCGTCATGTTCGGCTGGATTGTAGCAGGACATCAACTTGGCGCAGCCACAGCCGCATTCGGAGCAGGAGCATTAAGAACTTGGTTAGGTAGTTATTTTCAAGCGTTTATCTTGTCGGGTATTTTGTGTTTGATTGCCGCAGTCTTTGTACTGCAAATTGGTCAAAATCCTGGCAAAGAAAATTCACAGCTAGCAATGTAA
- a CDS encoding alkene reductase has translation MASSINLFSPYKLGNLELPNRIVMAPLTRQRAGKGNVPHQLNATYYTQRASAGLIIAEATQVCPQGQGYPDTPGIHSSEQVAGWRLVTDAVHQQGGRIFLQLWHVGRISHPDLQPDGALPVAPSAIAPKGEASTYQGAKPFVTPRALETSEIPEIVEQYRQGAANALAAGFDGVEIHSANGYLLDQFLRDGTNQRTDKYGGSIENRTRLLLEVTEAVTGVWGAKRVGVRLSPSGSFNDMHDSNPLETFSYAAQALNQFDLAYLHIFEATDADIEHGATVVLTSHLRERFTGTLIVNGGYTREKGDTVVANNAADLVAFGTLFISNPDLPQRLALNAPLNQADPTTFYGNGNGEKGYTDYPFWSVASYQSAHS, from the coding sequence ATGGCTAGTAGTATCAACCTATTCTCTCCCTACAAATTGGGCAATCTCGAACTGCCCAACCGCATTGTAATGGCTCCCTTAACCCGGCAAAGGGCAGGTAAAGGAAATGTTCCTCACCAGTTAAACGCCACCTACTATACTCAACGTGCTTCCGCCGGATTAATTATTGCAGAAGCAACTCAGGTTTGTCCTCAAGGACAAGGATATCCCGATACACCCGGAATTCATTCATCAGAACAGGTGGCGGGTTGGAGATTGGTGACAGATGCAGTGCATCAACAGGGAGGCAGAATTTTTCTGCAATTGTGGCACGTGGGTAGGATTTCTCACCCCGATTTGCAACCAGACGGAGCTTTACCTGTAGCACCTTCTGCGATCGCACCCAAAGGGGAGGCATCAACTTATCAAGGAGCTAAACCTTTTGTAACTCCCCGCGCTTTGGAAACTTCCGAAATACCGGAAATTGTGGAACAGTATCGCCAGGGAGCAGCAAATGCCCTAGCAGCGGGTTTTGATGGAGTAGAAATTCACTCAGCTAATGGTTATTTACTTGACCAATTTCTCCGAGATGGCACTAACCAACGCACAGATAAGTATGGCGGTTCAATTGAGAATCGCACACGCTTACTGTTAGAAGTCACAGAAGCCGTAACTGGAGTGTGGGGTGCTAAACGGGTAGGAGTACGTCTTTCGCCTAGTGGCAGCTTTAATGATATGCATGACTCCAATCCACTGGAGACATTTAGTTATGCTGCTCAAGCGCTTAACCAATTTGATTTAGCATATTTGCATATTTTTGAAGCAACAGACGCAGACATTGAACATGGTGCAACAGTTGTGCTAACTAGTCATTTACGAGAACGCTTTACAGGTACACTCATTGTCAATGGCGGTTATACCCGTGAAAAAGGCGATACTGTAGTAGCAAACAATGCAGCAGATTTAGTTGCATTTGGCACTCTGTTTATATCGAACCCAGATTTACCTCAACGCTTGGCTTTGAATGCACCGCTAAATCAAGCAGATCCGACAACATTTTATGGGAATGGAAACGGTGAAAAGGGATATACAGATTATCCGTTTTGGTCGGTTGCTAGTTATCAGTCAGCCCACTCCTAA
- a CDS encoding nitroreductase family protein yields the protein MSSTTQIQALDVPSAIFQRRSIKNFKTDPISPELLKQLVELTVAAPSSYNLQDWQIILVQDEAQKAALAAASYNQQQIIQAPVTFVFIADTKASEKNLTPILEQGSATGAWNEGTVNYFKTAIPQFQTSLGDKQREYAIKDAIIAATHLVLAAESLGLSTCFMNGWVEEKVKEVIGAADNADLAIAVLVPVGYAAEPRLNPGRLPFSYNVSVDRIGNPYQG from the coding sequence ATGAGTTCTACCACCCAAATTCAAGCTTTAGATGTACCTAGCGCTATATTTCAGCGTCGTTCCATCAAAAATTTCAAAACAGACCCCATATCTCCAGAACTACTCAAGCAACTAGTAGAGTTAACCGTAGCAGCACCCAGTAGTTATAATCTCCAAGACTGGCAAATCATCCTCGTTCAAGATGAAGCTCAAAAGGCAGCGCTAGCAGCAGCATCTTATAATCAACAACAAATTATCCAAGCACCCGTCACCTTTGTATTTATAGCCGATACGAAGGCCAGCGAAAAAAACTTGACTCCAATTCTTGAGCAGGGATCTGCAACTGGGGCATGGAATGAAGGTACAGTAAACTACTTTAAAACCGCCATTCCGCAATTTCAAACTTCGCTGGGAGACAAGCAGCGGGAATACGCCATCAAAGATGCAATCATTGCAGCCACTCATTTGGTGTTAGCAGCAGAAAGTTTGGGGTTGTCAACCTGCTTTATGAATGGCTGGGTAGAGGAAAAAGTTAAAGAAGTAATTGGTGCAGCCGATAATGCAGATTTAGCGATCGCTGTTTTAGTCCCTGTTGGTTATGCAGCAGAACCACGCTTAAATCCAGGTCGCTTACCATTTTCCTACAACGTTTCTGTAGACAGAATAGGTAATCCGTATCAAGGTTAG